The following are encoded in a window of Rosa chinensis cultivar Old Blush chromosome 4, RchiOBHm-V2, whole genome shotgun sequence genomic DNA:
- the LOC112198154 gene encoding AT-hook motif nuclear-localized protein 20, producing the protein MDPAANSPAALNKRELEISMNENSGGRSSGGGRDDDEDRDQGEEPKEGAVEIGSRRPRGRPPGSKNKPKPPIFVTRDSPNSLRSHVMEVAGGADVAESVAQFARRRQRGVCVLSGSGSVANVTLRQPAAPGAVVALHGRFEILSLSGAFLPGPAPPGSTGLTVYLAGGQGQVVGGSVVGSLVAAGPVMVVAATFANATYERLPLEEDDEAGSGGGGGGHGASGSSPTGVGSSGGPQLQPPGHGGQLPDPSSLPLYGLPPNLIPNGGPLGHDAYAWTHSRPPY; encoded by the coding sequence ATGGACCCGGCAGCCAATTCACCAGCAGCGCTAAACAAGCGAGAACTCGAGATTTCCATGAACGAAAACAGCGGCGGCAGAAGCAGTGGCGGTGGCAGAGACGACGACGAAGATAGAGATCAAGGAGAAGAGCCTAAAGAAGGGGCCGTCGAGATTGGATCTCGAAGGCCCCGAGGCCGCCCTCCCGGAtccaaaaacaaacccaaaccgCCCATCTTCGTGACCAGGGACAGCCCCAACTCCCTTAGAAGCCACGTGATGGAAGTTGCCGgcggtgctgacgtggcggaGAGCGTGGCACAATTCGCACGGAGGCGTCAGAGAGGTGTTTGCGTGCTCAGCGGGAGTGGCTCAGTGGCCAACGTGACACTGAGACAACCCGCTGCCCCCGGGGCCGTTGTGGCACTCCATGGAAGGTTCGAGATCCTGTCCCTGAGCGGAGCGTTTCTGCCAGGACCTGCTCCGCCCGGGTCAACAGGCCTGACCGTCTATCTAGCAGGCGGTCAGGGTCAGGTGGTTGGGGGAAGCGTTGTTGGATCACTTGTTGCGGCTGGACCAGTTATGGTTGTGGCTGCTACTTTTGCTAATGCTACTTATGAGAGACTGCCTCttgaggaagatgatgaggCTGGaagcggtggtggtggtggaggtcaTGGAGCTTCTGGAAGCTCCCCTACTGGAGTTGGAAGTAGTGGCGGTCCTCAGTTGCAGCCACCCGGGCACGGCGGACAGCTGCCTGATCCGTCGTCGCTCCCCCTTTACGGTCTGCCACCCAATCTGATCCCCAACGGCGGCCCACTCGGGCATGACGCTTATGCTTGGACTCATTCAAGACCGCCTTACTAA